A single region of the Brassica rapa cultivar Chiifu-401-42 chromosome A03, CAAS_Brap_v3.01, whole genome shotgun sequence genome encodes:
- the LOC103855770 gene encoding porphobilinogen deaminase, chloroplastic gives MDISSSSFHQAHNKVSLLRRQPSFPVNSVSVIGFSLPQVTSPSLEKCRRKRSSSGFVRACVAMEEKKRTAIIRIGTRGSPLALAQAYETRAKLQAKHPELTEDGAIHIEIIKTTGDKILSQPLADIGGKGLFTKEIDEALINGHIDIAVHSMKDVPTYLPEKTILPCNLVREDVRDAFICLTAASLAELPAGSVVGTASLRRKSQILHKYPSLAVEENFRGNVQTRLSKLQGGKVHATLLALAGLKRLSMTENVASVLSLDEMLPAVAQGAIGIACRTEDDKMASYLASLNHEETRLAVACERAFLETLDGSCRTPIAGYAAKDEEGNCFFRGLVASPDGTRVLETSRKGPYVFEDMVKMGKDAGQELLSLAGPGFFGN, from the exons ATGGAtatatcttcttcctctttccaTCAAGCTCACAACAAAGTCTCTCTCTTGCGTCGTCAACCCTCTTTCCCGGTCAACTCTGTCTCCGTTATCGGATTCTCGCTTCCGCAGGTCACATCTCCTTCTCTGGAAAAATGTCGCCGGAAACGGAGCTCTTCCGGGTTTGTAAGAGCTTGTGTTGCTATGGAAGAGAAGAAACGAACTGCTATCATCAGAATTGGTACAAGGGGAAG TCCTCTAGCTCTTGCTCAAGCCTACGAGACACGAGCCAAGCTCCAAGCAAAACACCCGGAACTCACCGAAGACGGAGCCATCCACATCGAGATAATCAAAACAACCGGTGACAAAATCCTCTCTCAGCCGCTTGCTGACATCGGTGGTAAAGGGCTCTTCACCAAAGAGATAGACGAGGCGTTGATAAACGGTCATATCGACATAGCTGTGCATTCGATGAAAGATGTTCCTACTTATTTACCAGAGAAGACGATTCTACCTTGCAACCTTGTCCGTGAGGATGTCAGAGACGCGTTTATCTGTCTGACTGCAGCTTCGTTAGCTGAGCTCCCAGCTGGTAGCGTTGTGGGAACAGCTTCTCTCAGGAGAAAGTCTCAGATACTCCACAAGTATCCTTCGTTAGCT GTTGAAGAGAACTTTAGAGGGAATGTGCAGACAAGACTATCGAAGCTTCAAGGAGGGAAAGTCCACGCTACTCTATTGGCGTTAGCTGGTCTCAAGAGATTGAGTATGACAGAGAATGTCGCATCGGTCTTGTCTCTCGATGAAATGCTTCCAGCTGTTGCTCAAGGAGCAATCGGAATCGCCTGCAGAACGGAGGATGATAAAATG GCAAGTTACTTAGCTTCGCTGAACCACGAGGAGACAAGGCTAGCGGTTGCATGCGAGAGAGCGTTTCTTGAGACGCTTGATGGCTCGTGCCGTACTCCTATTGCTGGATACGCGGCTAAGGACGAAGAAGGCAACTGTTTCTTCAGAGGATTGGTTGCTTCCCCTGACGGTACTCGAG TTCTTGAGACCTCAAGAAAAGGTCCGTACGTGTTTGAGGACATGGTCAAGATGGGGAAAGACGCTGGGCAAGAGCTGCTTTCTCTTGCTGGTCCTGGCTTCTTCGGAAACTAA
- the LOC103855763 gene encoding agmatine deiminase isoform X2 has protein sequence MFEPVTVCASPAQWENARKQLPEDIRVVEMSMNDSWFRDSGPTFVVRKKPLKLTSLKRNIAGIDWNFNAWGGAEDGCYNDWTHDLLVSKKILAVERIPRFQHSMILEGGSIHVDGEGTCLATEECLLNKNRNPHMSKEQIEEELKCYLGVQTFIWLPRGLYGDDDTNGHIDNMCCFAKPGVVLLSWTDDETDPQYERSVEALSVFSSTVDARGRKIQVVKLHVPGPLYMTEEEAFGIVQEGGEAKPRIAGTRLAASYVNFYIANGGIIVPRFGDAKRDEDAIRVLSETYPHHSVVGIENAREIVLAGGNIHCITQQQPAEPSSVADNGH, from the exons ATGTTCGAACCTGTTACAGTCTGTGCAAGCCCCGCTCAG TGGGAAAATGCAAGGAAGCAGCTTCCAGAGGATATCAGAGTTGTTGAGATGAGCATGAATGATTCTTGGTTCCGTGACTCTGGACCAACT TTTGTTGTAAGGAAAAAACCATTAAAGCTCACTTCTCTTAAACGAAACATCGCTGGAATTGACTGGAACTTCAATGCTTGGGGAG GAGCTGAGGATGGATGTTACAATGATTGGACTCATGACCTTCTTGTTTCCAAAAAG ATTCTCGCTGTTGAGCGCATTCCAAGGTTTCAACACTCAATGATTCTCGAAGGAGGCAGCATCCATGTCGACGGGGAAG GAACTTGCCTTGCCACGGAAGAGTGTCTCTTGAACAAAAACAGGAACCCTCACATGAGTAAAGAGCAAATAGAGGAAGAACTCAAGTGTTATCTCGGAGTACAAACATTTATCTGGCTTCCTCGTGGTCTTTACG GTGATGATGACACAAACGGCCACATTGATAACATGTGCTGCTTTGCTAAACCGGGAGTCGTGTTACTCTCTTGGACAGACGATGAAACCGATCCTCAGTACGAAAGATCAGTAGAAGCTCTTTCGGTTTTCTCAAGCACAGTTGATGCTCGTGGCAGGAAGATTCAAGTCGTTAAGCTCCACGTCCCTGGACCGCTTTATATGACCGAAGAAGAAGCTTTTGGGATCGTTCAGGAAGGTGGTGAAGCTAAACCGAGGATCGCAGGGACGAGACTCGCAGCTTCCTATGTGAACTTCTACATCGCTAACGGAGGCATAATCGTGCCGCGGTTCGGTGACGCAAAACGCGATGAAGACGCGATTCGCGTCCTCTCGGAGACGTATCCTCATCACTCG GTTGTGGGGATCGAGAACGCGAGAGAGATTGTTCTAGCTGGAGGAAACATACATTGCATTACGCAGCAGCAGCCGGCCGAGCCTAGTTCCGTCGCCGACAACGGCCACTGA
- the LOC103855762 gene encoding probable serine/threonine-protein kinase DDB_G0291350 — protein MGCSLSGLNSLYDAVNGGGDVWINENRFRIVRQLGEGGFAFVYLVKEIVADASSGGGLAKKVKDPAHLSADGTYAMKKILIQNKEQLELVREEIRVSSLFNHPNLLPLLDHAIISVKDGQEGGWKHEAFLLFPVHLDGTLLDNSTSMKAKKETFSTTDVLHIFRQLCDGLKHMHSLDPPYAHNDVKPGNVLLTRRKGQPPLAILMDFGSARPSRKQIRSRQEALQLQEWTSEHCSAPFRAPELWDCPSHADIDERTDIWSLGCTLYAIMYGVSPFEYALGESGGSLQLAIVNAQVKWPNAGPKASSYPEALHQFVTWMLQPQPAVRPSIDAIIIHVDKLIAKFTK, from the exons ATGGGCTGTTCGTTGTCGGGATTGAACTCGCTTTACGACGCCGTGAACGGAGGAGGCGACGTGTGGATCAACGAGAATCGTTTCAGGATCGTGAGGCAGCTCGGGGAAGGAGGCTTCGCGTTCGTCTATTTGGTGAAAGAGATCGTCGCCGATGCTTCCTCCGGTGGCGGTCTGGCCAAGAAAGTCAAGGATCCTGCTCATCTCTCCG CTGATGGAACGTATGCTATGAAGAAAATTCTGATTCAGAACAAGGAGCAACTGGAACTGGTGCGGGAGGAGATTCGTGTTTCGTCACTGTTCAACCATCCTAATTTGCTTCCTCTCCTTGACCATGCCATTATTTCTGTTAAG GACGGTCAAGAGGGAGGTTGGAAACACGAGGCCTTCTTGCTGTTTCCTGTTCATCTCGACGGGACCTTGCTGGATAATTCCACTTCCATGAAAGCTAAGAAGGAAACATTCTCAACAACTGATGTTTTGCATATATTTCGTCAG CTTTGTGATGGACTCAAGCACATGCACTCTCTGGACCCACCGTATGCACACAATGATGTCAAACCTGGAAACGTGCTTTTGACACGTAGAAAAGGACAGCCTCCTCTTGCGATTTTGATGGACTTTGGGAGTGCTCGTCCTTCACGCAAGCAAATCCGCTCCCGTCAAGAGGCCTTACAGTTACAG GAGTGGACATCTGAACATTGTTCAGCACCTTTTCGAGCTCCTGAGCTCTGGGATTGTCCAAGCCATGCAGATATCGATGAGAGAACTGATATCTGGTCACTAGGCTGCACACTTTACGCAATAAT GTATGGTGTGTCTCCATTTGAATATGCACTTGGAGAATCTGGTGGAAGTCTTCAGCTTGCAATCGTGAACGCTCAGGTAAAATGGCCAAACGCAGGACCAAAGGCTTCTTCTTATCCTGAAGCTCTTCACCAGTTTGTGACTTGGATGCTCCAACCGCAGCCTGCGGTTCGACCAAGCATTGACGCTATCATCATCCACGTTGACAAACTGATCGCAAAATTCACCAAATGA
- the LOC103855760 gene encoding E3 ubiquitin-protein ligase CIP8 — translation MDPSQQPQVTLPHDNEVTESRGAVMELESESGSCFIENIDHDSDSYLNNLCDFAESDDDSGIEFRDIRLVTVESGSDDDDPEDEREIWGIDLNESDVYDDDDDDDVSVTIHSLEVEDLGGAAVELDWEEVDGGADVSPMLSLEDLARDERRDGSGNLEWQVLMNSHTLEINFDAENRELYIVGGDQYDLFFEQFAQAGITNLRFPPASEAFVKNLPTVQLGVENDDCAVCKDEMGIGSRGVVLQLPCNHKYHGECIVPWLETRNTCPVCRYELPTDDVDYERRKSHLRTS, via the coding sequence ATGGATCCGTCGCAGCAGCCTCAGGTAACTCTTCCTCACGATAACGAGGTTACTGAATCGCGCGGTGCGGTTATGGAATTAGAATCGGAATCCGGAAGCTGTTTTATCGAGAATATAGATCATGATAGTGATTCTTATCTTAACAACCTCTGTGACTTTGCTGAATCCGATGACGATTCTGGGATTGAGTTTCGCGATATTAGGTTAGTTACAGTCGAATCGGGTTCCGATGATGATGATCCTGAGGATGAGAGGGAGATATGGGGAATCGATCTGAATGAATCAGATgtctatgatgatgatgatgatgatgatgttagTGTGACTATTCACTCACTCGAAGTAGAAGATCTTGGAGGAGCTGCCGTTGAACTTGATTGGGAAGAAGTTGATGGTGGTGCTGACGTGTCACCGATGCTCTCTTTAGAAGATTTAGCTAGAGACGAGAGAAGAGATGGCTCTGGGAACCTTGAGTGGCAAGTTTTGATGAACTCTCACACTCTAGAGATCAACTTCGATGCGGAGAACAGAGAGCTGTACATTGTTGGTGGTGATCAGTATGATCTCTTTTTTGAACAGTTTGCTCAAGCTGGGATTACCAATCTCCGTTTTCCTCCAGCTTCTGAAGCTTTCGTGAAGAACCTCCCAACGGTTCAGCTGGGTGTTGAGAACGATGACTGTGCGGTTTGTAAAGATGAGATGGGTATCGGAAGCAGAGGTGTTGTTCTTCAGTTGCCTTGCAATCATAAGTACCATGGAGAATGCATTGTACCGTGGCTCGAAACGAGGAACACGTGTCCGGTTTGTCGTTATGAgttgcctacagatgatgtggATTATGAGCGAAGGAAGAGTCATCTAAGAACAAGTTAG
- the LOC103855765 gene encoding protein Dr1 homolog isoform X2, with protein MTKIIKENVRVARDAQDLLIECCVEFINLISSESNEVCNKENKRTIAPEHVLKELQVLGFGEYGEEVYAAYEQHRYETIQDSQRSVKMNTGAYMTEEEAAAEQQRMFAEARARMNGGVSAPQQLDTQQSSLQS; from the exons ATGACTAAGATTATAAAGGAGAATGTTCGTGTTGCTAGAGATGCTCAAGATCTTCTCATCGAGTGTTGCGTTG AGTTTATAAACCTTATATCCTCAGAGTCTAATGAAGTCTGTAACAAGGAGAATAAACGAACTATCGCACCTGAGCATGTACTTAAAGAACTTCAGGTTCTTGGCTTTGGGGAATACGGCGAAGAAGTCTACGCTGCTTATGAGCAACATAGATACGAAACCATT CAAGATTCACAGAGGAGTGTGAAGATGAACACCGGAGCATATATGACGGAAGAGGAAGCAGCAGCGGAGCAACAGAGAATGTTCGCAGAAGCTCGAGCTAGAATGAATGGTGGTGTATCCGCTCCTCAACAATTAGATACACAACAGTCGAGTCTACAAAGCTAA
- the LOC103855763 gene encoding agmatine deiminase isoform X1: MEESRESPPAEHGFYMPAEWEPHAQTWIGWPERQDNWRHNALPAQRVFVDVAKAISMFEPVTVCASPAQWENARKQLPEDIRVVEMSMNDSWFRDSGPTFVVRKKPLKLTSLKRNIAGIDWNFNAWGGAEDGCYNDWTHDLLVSKKILAVERIPRFQHSMILEGGSIHVDGEGTCLATEECLLNKNRNPHMSKEQIEEELKCYLGVQTFIWLPRGLYGDDDTNGHIDNMCCFAKPGVVLLSWTDDETDPQYERSVEALSVFSSTVDARGRKIQVVKLHVPGPLYMTEEEAFGIVQEGGEAKPRIAGTRLAASYVNFYIANGGIIVPRFGDAKRDEDAIRVLSETYPHHSVVGIENAREIVLAGGNIHCITQQQPAEPSSVADNGH, translated from the exons ATGGAGGAGTCACGAGAATCGCCGCCGGCGGAACACGGCTTCTACATGCCGGCGGAGTGGGAGCCTCATGCTCAAACTTGGATCGGTTGGCCT GAACGGCAAGATAACTGGAGGCACAACGCTCTACCTGCACAGCGAGTGTTTGTAGATGTTGCAAAGGCTATCTCAATGTTCGAACCTGTTACAGTCTGTGCAAGCCCCGCTCAG TGGGAAAATGCAAGGAAGCAGCTTCCAGAGGATATCAGAGTTGTTGAGATGAGCATGAATGATTCTTGGTTCCGTGACTCTGGACCAACT TTTGTTGTAAGGAAAAAACCATTAAAGCTCACTTCTCTTAAACGAAACATCGCTGGAATTGACTGGAACTTCAATGCTTGGGGAG GAGCTGAGGATGGATGTTACAATGATTGGACTCATGACCTTCTTGTTTCCAAAAAG ATTCTCGCTGTTGAGCGCATTCCAAGGTTTCAACACTCAATGATTCTCGAAGGAGGCAGCATCCATGTCGACGGGGAAG GAACTTGCCTTGCCACGGAAGAGTGTCTCTTGAACAAAAACAGGAACCCTCACATGAGTAAAGAGCAAATAGAGGAAGAACTCAAGTGTTATCTCGGAGTACAAACATTTATCTGGCTTCCTCGTGGTCTTTACG GTGATGATGACACAAACGGCCACATTGATAACATGTGCTGCTTTGCTAAACCGGGAGTCGTGTTACTCTCTTGGACAGACGATGAAACCGATCCTCAGTACGAAAGATCAGTAGAAGCTCTTTCGGTTTTCTCAAGCACAGTTGATGCTCGTGGCAGGAAGATTCAAGTCGTTAAGCTCCACGTCCCTGGACCGCTTTATATGACCGAAGAAGAAGCTTTTGGGATCGTTCAGGAAGGTGGTGAAGCTAAACCGAGGATCGCAGGGACGAGACTCGCAGCTTCCTATGTGAACTTCTACATCGCTAACGGAGGCATAATCGTGCCGCGGTTCGGTGACGCAAAACGCGATGAAGACGCGATTCGCGTCCTCTCGGAGACGTATCCTCATCACTCG GTTGTGGGGATCGAGAACGCGAGAGAGATTGTTCTAGCTGGAGGAAACATACATTGCATTACGCAGCAGCAGCCGGCCGAGCCTAGTTCCGTCGCCGACAACGGCCACTGA
- the LOC103855768 gene encoding uncharacterized protein At5g23160, producing the protein MAKTEKRARERTVSSSYFLGCFGLSRKIYSDNAKVAAEVGCEMKKKKKRSRWLLCSKFRSKNREIKPAPIEETEITTSSVEDETDKKNPVSVISCIITDRTNVPGDDKAVNQETNETKPKELRDVTTDRSKPIEQLASSRKDTRPERISNMKPSRETTGSRVRKFDPVIGISVIILTLVIMLVWGRVFAILCTSAWCYSLPRLRNVAALVKRSASDGSARLNS; encoded by the exons ATGGCGAAAACCGAGAAGAGAGCCAGAGAAAGAACCGTGTCTTCTTCGTATTTTCTAGGATGTTTTGGACTCTCCCGGAAAATATACTCCGACAATGCGAAGGTTGCGGCGGAAGTGGGTTgcgagatgaagaagaaaaagaagcgAAGTCGGTGGCTTCTATGTTCTAAGTTTCGCTCTAAGAACAGAGAGATCAAACCGGCGCCGATCGAGGAAACGGAGATAACTACTTCAAGTGTAGAAGATGAAACTGATAAGAAGAATCCCGTTTCAGTGATAAGTTGTATCATTACTGATCGTACGAATGTTCCGGGTGATGATAAGGCCGTGAATCAGGAAACAAATGAG ACAAAACCGAAGGAGTTACGAGACGTAACCACCGACCGATCAAAACCCATTGAACAGTTGGCTTCCTCTAGAAAAGACACGCGTCCTGAACGAATATCCAACATGAAACCGTCTCGTGAAACAACCGGTTCACGGGTCAGAAAGTTTGACCCGGTTATTGGAATTTCGGTCATTATATTGACGCTGGTGATCATGTTAGTTTGGGGTCGAGTCTTTGCGATTCTCTGTACATCCGCTTGGTGTTATTCTCTACCTCGTCTCAGAAACGTGGCCGCGTTGGTAAAACGCAGCGCTAGCGACGGTTCTGCACGTTTGAATTCTTAG
- the LOC103855764 gene encoding H/ACA ribonucleoprotein complex subunit 2-like protein, with protein MGSDTEAEKSIQKEKKKVISLAPIAKPLAGKKLQKRTFKLIQKAAGKKCLKRGVKEVVKSIRRGQKGICVIAGNISPIDVITHLPILCEEAGVPYLYVPSKEDLAQAGSTKRPTCCVLVMLKPAKGELSAEDLEKLKTDYEQVADDVKELASDVI; from the exons ATGGGAAGCGATACAGAAGCAGAGAAGTCGATccaaaaggagaagaagaaggtcaTCTCTCTTGCTCCGATCGCCAAACCTCTCGCCGGCAAAAAGCTCCAGAAGAGAACATTCAAACTCATTCAAAAAG CTGCTGGAAAGAAATGTTTGAAGAGAGGCGTAAAGGAAGTGGTTAAGAGCATAAGACGTGGCCAAAAAGG AATATGTGTTATTGCTGGAAACATATCTCCGATTGATGTGATTACCCATCTTCCAATCTTGTGTGAAGAAGCTGGTGTTCCTTACCTCTACGTTCCTTCCAAAGAG GATCTTGCGCAAGCCGGTTCGACAAAACGACCAACGTGTTGTGTACTTGTCATGCTTAAACCGGCTAAAGGAGAGCTAAGCGCAGAAGATCTTGAAAAGCTAAAGACAGACTACGAACAAGTCGCTGACGATGTTAAAGAGCTTGCCTCTGATGTAATCTGA
- the LOC103855769 gene encoding serine carboxypeptidase-like 35, whose amino-acid sequence MKKHALWLLCVLVLPAIAWGRNPEKKATTSSGRKEDDLVTGLPGQPPVNFRHYAGYVNLGPRQKQKALFYWFFEAQRNSSGRPLVLWLNGGPGCSSIAYGAAQELGPFLVRAGGDNLTFNKFSWNKEANMLFLEAPVGVGFSYTNNSMDLHKLGDQVSAEDSLAFLINWFMKFPEYRSNEFYIAGESYAGHYVPQLANAIYDRNKKVTRGSHINLKGFMIGNAVINEETDMAGLVDYAWSHAIVSDEIHSNIHGMCRFEEEQKSNQTVECNDNFKAFMEAYSDIDIYSIYTPVCLSSSSSSPRKPKLIVSPRLLTSHDLWDSLPAGYDPCTEGYAENYFNRKDVQLALHANVTNLPYPYSPCSGVIKRWNDAPPTVIPIIQKLLAGGLRIWIYSGDTDGRVPVTSTRYSIKKMRPKVVSPWRSWFHKSQVAGWVETYAGGLTFATVRGAGHQVPVFAPAQSLSLFSHFLSSTPLPSKRF is encoded by the exons ATGAAAAAGCACGCACTTTGGCTACTATGCGTTCTGGTGTTACCGGCGATAGCCTGGGGCAGGAATCCTGAGAAGAAGGCAACGACTTCGTCCGGGAGGAAGGAAGATGACCTGGTAACCGGTTTGCCTGGCCAACCACCGGTTAACTTCAGACATTACGCCGGCTACGTCAATCTCGGGCCACGACAGAAGCAAAAGGCGCTTTTCTACTGGTTCTTCGAAGCCCAACGAAACTCCTCAGGTCGTCCTCTTGTCCTCTGGCTCAACGGAG GACCTGGTTGTTCATCGATAGCCTATGGAGCTGCACAAGAGCTAGGCCCTTTCCTTGTTCGCGCCGGCGGTGACAACCTTACCTTCAATAAGTTCTCTTGGAACAAAG AGGCCAATATGTTGTTCTTGGAAGCACCGGTTGGCGTTGGGTTCTCGTATACCAATAACTCAATGGATCTTCATAAGCTTGGAGATCAAGTTAGTGCAGAGGATTCTCTTGCTTTCTTGATCAACTGGTTCATGAAATTTCCTGAGTACCGATCCAACGAGTTTTACATCGCCGGAGAGAGTTACGCCG GTCACTATGTTCCACAACTTGCGAATGCCATTTACGACAGGAACAAGAAGGTTACAAGAGGCTCGCACATCAATCTTAAGGGTTTCATG ATTGGTAACGCGGTGATCAATGAGGAAACAGACATGGCAGGACTAGTGGACTACGCATGGAGCCACGCTATAGTATCTGACGAGATCCACAGCAACATCCATGGCATGTGCCGTTTTGAGGAAGAGCAAAAGAGCAACCAGACCGTAGAATGTAACGACAATTTCAAAGCTTTCATGGAAGCTTACAGCGATATCGATATATACAGCATCTATACGCCCGTTTGCCTCtcctcttcgtcttcttctccaAGAAAGCCTAAACTCATCGTGTCTCCTCGTCTCCTAACTTCACAC GACTTGTGGGATAGCTTACCGGCCGGGTATGATCCATGCACTGAAGGTTATGCCGAAAACTATTTTAACCGGAAAGATGTGCAGCTTGCACTTCATGCGAACGTTACAAACCTTCCTTATCCGTATTCTCCGTGCAG TGGGGTAATAAAAAGATGGAATGATGCTCCTCCCACCGTGATTCCCATCATCCAGAAGCTTTTGGCAGGCGGCCTCCGCATCTGGATCTATAG TGGAGATACGGATGGGAGAGTACCAGTAACATCTACACGTTATAGCATAAAGAAGATGAGACCTAAGGTGGTGTCACCGTGGAGGTCATGGTTCCACAAGAGTCAAGTAGCTGGATGGGTTGAGACTTACGCAGGAGGATTAACCTTTGCCACCGTGAGAGGAGCCGGTCATCAGGTTCCGGTCTTTGCTCCAGCCCAATCTCTTTCCTTATTCTCTCACTTCCTTTCTTCCACCCCTTTGCCTTCAAAGCGTTTCTGA
- the LOC103855766 gene encoding uncharacterized protein LOC103855766 → MFMDRERRLSARNGTRTPPEYTNGKFRDDNNGFYGGGFLDRSEKSPSRSNILRIPSPTSSPPPPSGSSPERGYIEHRVSKFDTLAGIAIKYGVEVADVKKMNGLVTDLQMFALKSLQIPLPGRHPPSPCLSNGSLNHGEGCSCHELEPPNHSNGDVFDSFQSLRLKSSEKKVSPAMNSLQGYYGLKPANRTVSVGGSLEMGNYKSENNGDSQYLRPFPSTNTPLNHHRKSRSLVNALLEEINQSPDNTTHQEQSSDKFIRGRRKSVADFSSRTPELLLKEENSSSNGGFLSIAGKGLALRSKASSRTNLSSAESETTSNFNPVPINLMDASVSDSFSSVRKSSSASSLQDPDGSNGSSSLSLWPTSKWSLKPDLLTPAAITSSIFDGLPKPLTGRRNKAAMD, encoded by the exons ATGTTTATGGATCGAGAGAGAAGGCTCTCTGCTCGCAATGGGACGAGGACTCCTCCTGAATACACCAACGGCAAATTTCGCGACGATAATAACGGCTTTTACGGCGGAGGATTCTTAGATCGATCGGAGAAGAGTCCTTCTCGATCGAACATCCTCCGGATCCCCTCGCCGACCTCCTCTCCTCCTCCGCCTTCCGGTTCCTCCCCGGAGCGTGGCTATATCGAGCACCGCGTGTCGAAGTTCGATACTCTCGCCGGCATTGCCATCAAATACGGCGTCGAG GTTGCAGATGTGAAGAAGATGAATGGGCTTGTTACTGATCTTCAGATGTTTGCTCTCAAGTCTCTTCAGATTCCGTTACCTGGAAGACATCCTCCTTCTCCTTGTTTATCTAATGGCTCCTTAAACCATGG AGAGGGATGTTCATGCCACGAACTGGAACCACCAAACCACAGCAACGGCGACGTGTTTGACTCATTCCAATCTCTGAGATTGAAATCTTCTGAAAAGAAAGTTTCTCCAGCCATGAACTCACTCCAAGGTTACTACGGGCTGAAACCAGCAAACAGAACTGTCTCTGTAGGAGGAAGCTTGGAGATGGGAAATTACAAGTCAGAAAACAACGGTGATAGTCAATACCTCAGACCTTTCCCATCCACAAACACTCCCTTGAACCACCACAGGAAATCAAGAAGCTTAGTCAATGCACTTCTCGAAGAGATCAACCAGTCACCTGATAACACTACCCATCAAGAACAGAGTTCTGATAAGTTTATAAGAGGACGTCGAAAATCTGTAGCCGATTTTTCATCCCGGACTCCAGAGCTCCTCTTGAAAGAAGAGAACAGCAGCAGCAACGGCGGGTTTTTGTCGATAGCCGGGAAAGGCTTAGCGTTGAGATCGAAAGCCTCAAGCAGAACTAATCTATCATCAGCAGAATCTGAGACTACTAGTAATTTCAATCCTGTACCAATCAACTTGATGGATGCTTCAGTCTCAGACAGCTTCAGCAGTGTAAGAAAATCGTCGAGTGCTTCCAGTCTACAAGATCCAGACGGTAGTAACGGTTCATCATCACTATCTCTATGGCCGACTTCTAAATGGAGCTTGAAGCCTGATTTGCTCACACCTGCGGCTATTACAAGCTCAATCTTTGATGGATTACCAAAGCCTTTAACAGGGAGGAGAAACAAGGCTGCTATGGACTGA
- the LOC103855761 gene encoding prostatic spermine-binding protein-like, whose product MDSGKIFGSDEDSRSCGESGWTTYLVSTHDHDYDNYSDDGDSSGGDSMDSDASSGPVKATPCLKLAQETTEPNCLKKKKATEEKVLVETRVHNDNDDDGDNHDYDDGDNHDYDDGDNHDYDDGNDSHSAVQSYVGSV is encoded by the coding sequence ATGGATTCTGGAAAGATCTTTGGATCCGATGAGGATTCTCGCAGCTGTGGTgaatctggatggacaacgtaTTTAGTCTCAACCCATGATCATGACTATGATAATTACTCTGATGATGGAGATAGCAGTGGTGGTGATTCAATGGATTCTGACGCATCTTCTGGTCCAGTGAAAGCAACACCATGTCTCAAGCTTGCTCAAGAGACTACGGAGCCAAACTGTTTGAAGAAAAAGAAGGCTACCGAAGAGAAGGTTTTGGTGGAGACTAGGGTTCACAACgacaatgatgatgatggtgacaACCATGATTATGATGATGGTGACAATCATGATTATGATGATGGTGACAATCATGATTATGATGATGGTAATGATAGTCACAGTGCAGTTCAGAGTTACGTTGGTTCGGTTTGA
- the LOC103855765 gene encoding protein Dr1 homolog isoform X1, with amino-acid sequence MDPMDIVGKSKEDASLPKATMTKIIKENVRVARDAQDLLIECCVEFINLISSESNEVCNKENKRTIAPEHVLKELQVLGFGEYGEEVYAAYEQHRYETIQDSQRSVKMNTGAYMTEEEAAAEQQRMFAEARARMNGGVSAPQQLDTQQSSLQS; translated from the exons ATGGATCCGATGGATATAGTTGGAAAATCTAAGGAAGATGCTTCGCTTCCAAAAg CTACGATGACTAAGATTATAAAGGAGAATGTTCGTGTTGCTAGAGATGCTCAAGATCTTCTCATCGAGTGTTGCGTTG AGTTTATAAACCTTATATCCTCAGAGTCTAATGAAGTCTGTAACAAGGAGAATAAACGAACTATCGCACCTGAGCATGTACTTAAAGAACTTCAGGTTCTTGGCTTTGGGGAATACGGCGAAGAAGTCTACGCTGCTTATGAGCAACATAGATACGAAACCATT CAAGATTCACAGAGGAGTGTGAAGATGAACACCGGAGCATATATGACGGAAGAGGAAGCAGCAGCGGAGCAACAGAGAATGTTCGCAGAAGCTCGAGCTAGAATGAATGGTGGTGTATCCGCTCCTCAACAATTAGATACACAACAGTCGAGTCTACAAAGCTAA